From Nilaparvata lugens isolate BPH chromosome 7, ASM1435652v1, whole genome shotgun sequence, one genomic window encodes:
- the LOC111047656 gene encoding uncharacterized protein LOC111047656 isoform X2 — protein MDLDIPSIYKVMQQELNAIDEKYFIHRLTYILEFSQRKGSLESMMHEFQSIVRSQKNFNPEELISGVLILKSNYGVHIFEGSDCAMVKHLKKLAKLVHNKTTNLMIKIRIFNLETHIHKRINHKWKCIDLTTKASNKESSATSKDIKEPLTTQFSICKADNETDESLFDKIYEKAFESVYQVQNVLVEKASTLIKLRQHSEQYEDVAHVLQSISRIFPDASILEYLINSTHLEELGIFLSKLLEAPAASLYHENIWPVPSMFVPLYFDISEFEFMRD, from the exons ATGGATCTTGATATTCCTTCTATCTACAAGGTCATGCAGCAGGAATTAAATGCAATAGATGAG aAATATTTCATCCACAGACTTACTTATATTCTAGAGTTTAGCCAAAGAAAAGGTTCTTTGGAGAGTATGATGCATGAATTTCAGAGCATAGTAAGAAGCCAGAAAAACTTCAATCCTGAAGAATTAATATCAGGAGTACTGATTTTGAAATCCAACTATGGAGTTCATATTTTTGAG gGCTCAGATTGTGCTATGGTCAAGCATCTTAAAAAATTAGCAAAGCTCGTACACAACAAAACTACAAATCTCATGATTAAAATAAGAATTTTTAATTTGGAAACCCACATTCATAAG AGAATAAATCACAAGTGGAAATGCATAGATCTGACTACAAAAGCAAGCAACAAAGAAAGCTCAGCTACAAGTAAAGATATCAAAGAACCGCTTACAACACAATTCTCCATATGCAAAGCTGATAATGAAACTGATGAGTCactatttgataaaatttatgaaaaagcTTTCGAAAGTGTTTATCAAGTACAAAACGTTTTAGTTGAGAAAGCTTCAACATTGATAAAACTAAGACAAC attCTGAACAGTATGAAGATGTTGCTCACGTTTTGCAATCGATATCACGGATATTTCCTGATGCCAGTATTCTCGaatatctgataaattcaacccatcttgaagaattgggaatttttctatcaaaattacttGAAGCCCCTGCTGCCAGTCTCTATCATG AAAATATATGGCCTGTACCATCGATGTTCGTTCCCCTCTACTTCGACATTTCAGAATTTGAGTTTATGAGAGATTAA
- the LOC111047656 gene encoding uncharacterized protein LOC111047656 isoform X3, translating into MELLKYFIHRLTYILEFSQRKGSLESMMHEFQSIVRSQKNFNPEELISGVLILKSNYGVHIFEGSDCAMVKHLKKLAKLVHNKTTNLMIKIRIFNLETHIHKRINHKWKCIDLTTKASNKESSATSKDIKEPLTTQFSICKADNETDESLFDKIYEKAFESVYQVQNVLVEKASTLIKLRQHSEQYEDVAHVLQSISRIFPDASILEYLINSTHLEELGIFLSKLLEAPAASLYHENIWPVPSMFVPLYFDISEFEFMRD; encoded by the exons aAATATTTCATCCACAGACTTACTTATATTCTAGAGTTTAGCCAAAGAAAAGGTTCTTTGGAGAGTATGATGCATGAATTTCAGAGCATAGTAAGAAGCCAGAAAAACTTCAATCCTGAAGAATTAATATCAGGAGTACTGATTTTGAAATCCAACTATGGAGTTCATATTTTTGAG gGCTCAGATTGTGCTATGGTCAAGCATCTTAAAAAATTAGCAAAGCTCGTACACAACAAAACTACAAATCTCATGATTAAAATAAGAATTTTTAATTTGGAAACCCACATTCATAAG AGAATAAATCACAAGTGGAAATGCATAGATCTGACTACAAAAGCAAGCAACAAAGAAAGCTCAGCTACAAGTAAAGATATCAAAGAACCGCTTACAACACAATTCTCCATATGCAAAGCTGATAATGAAACTGATGAGTCactatttgataaaatttatgaaaaagcTTTCGAAAGTGTTTATCAAGTACAAAACGTTTTAGTTGAGAAAGCTTCAACATTGATAAAACTAAGACAAC attCTGAACAGTATGAAGATGTTGCTCACGTTTTGCAATCGATATCACGGATATTTCCTGATGCCAGTATTCTCGaatatctgataaattcaacccatcttgaagaattgggaatttttctatcaaaattacttGAAGCCCCTGCTGCCAGTCTCTATCATG AAAATATATGGCCTGTACCATCGATGTTCGTTCCCCTCTACTTCGACATTTCAGAATTTGAGTTTATGAGAGATTAA